One Trichosurus vulpecula isolate mTriVul1 chromosome 7, mTriVul1.pri, whole genome shotgun sequence genomic region harbors:
- the LOC118857492 gene encoding late cornified envelope protein 5A-like, protein MSCQQSQQQCQAPKCPPKCPPKCQTPKCPPKCPPKCPPQAPCPPPVSSCCGSSSGGCCSSGGCCGSSSGGCCSSGSGGGCCLFSHHRRSHRRRHHRSDCCDSGSGRSQQSGGCCGSSGGCCGSSGGCC, encoded by the coding sequence ATGTCCTGCCAGCAAAGCCAGCAGCAGTGCCAGGCCCCTAAGTGCCCCCCTAAGTGTCCTCCCAAGTGTCAGACCCCCAAATGCCCTCCCAAATGTCCTCCCAAGTGCCCTCCCCAGGCTCCCTGCCCTCCTCCAGTCTCATCTTGCTGTGGCTCTAGTTCTGGAGGATGCTGCAGCTCTGGGGGATGCTGTGGGTCCAGCTCTGGGGGATGCTGCAGCTCTGGCTCTGGGGGTGGCTGCTGCCTCTTTTCCCATCACAGAAGATCCCACAGACGCAGACACCACAGGTCTGACTGCTGTGACAGTGGCAGTGGGCGCAGCCAGCAGTCTGGAGGCTGCTGTGGGAGCTCTGGGGGCTGCTGTGGGAGCTCCGGGGGCTGCTGCTGA